One region of Streptomyces sp. NBC_00442 genomic DNA includes:
- a CDS encoding DUF1015 domain-containing protein, whose protein sequence is MSTTGRADLGLRLIPFRGLRYVPERVGSLAAVTSPPYDVVVRPDGLLHLESADPYNIVRLILPQASSPAARNQQAALTLDDWLDEGVLAPDPEPALYVYEQEGDGILQRGVIGALALSEPSEGVVLPHEDVMPHVVEDRAALMRTTAAHLEPLLLTYRGGDAPSGATAVIDRAIEREPLLRTTTEDGFRHRLWALTDPADLAEVQADLTAHQAVIADGHHRWATYLRLRDEQTSPGPWDFGLVLLVDTARYPLRVRAIHRLLHRLAVPKALAAVTAAGAFRVRTLDVPLAGAMEALAEAAAEGNVFLLAGDGRFHLLDRPDEALLARTIRADRPPAWRSLDATVLHSTLLDEIWRIPDTPEEIAYIHDTAAAVEQAERHGKTAVLMHPVREEVVRDLARQGVTMPRKSTSFGPKPATGLVLRSLTVN, encoded by the coding sequence ATGAGCACAACTGGGCGTGCGGACCTCGGGCTGCGCCTGATCCCGTTCCGCGGACTGCGCTATGTTCCCGAGCGGGTCGGCAGCCTCGCCGCCGTGACCTCACCGCCGTACGACGTGGTGGTGCGCCCCGACGGCCTGCTCCACCTGGAGTCGGCGGATCCGTACAACATCGTGCGGCTGATCCTGCCGCAGGCCAGCTCGCCGGCCGCCCGCAACCAGCAGGCCGCGCTGACCCTGGACGACTGGCTCGACGAGGGCGTCCTCGCCCCCGACCCCGAGCCCGCCCTGTACGTCTACGAGCAGGAGGGCGACGGCATCCTGCAACGGGGCGTCATCGGTGCGCTCGCCCTGTCCGAACCGTCCGAGGGCGTCGTCCTGCCGCACGAGGACGTGATGCCGCACGTCGTGGAGGACCGTGCCGCGCTCATGCGCACGACCGCGGCCCACCTCGAACCCCTTCTCCTGACCTACCGCGGCGGGGACGCCCCGAGCGGCGCGACCGCCGTCATCGACCGCGCCATCGAGCGCGAGCCTCTGCTCCGCACGACCACGGAGGACGGTTTCCGCCACCGTCTGTGGGCCCTCACGGATCCGGCCGATCTCGCGGAGGTCCAGGCCGACCTGACCGCTCACCAGGCCGTCATCGCCGACGGCCACCACCGATGGGCCACCTATCTGCGTCTGCGCGACGAACAGACCTCGCCGGGCCCCTGGGACTTCGGCCTCGTCCTCCTGGTCGACACGGCGCGCTACCCGCTGCGCGTCCGCGCCATCCACCGCCTGCTGCACCGTCTCGCGGTGCCCAAGGCGCTCGCCGCGGTCACCGCGGCCGGCGCCTTCCGGGTCCGCACCCTCGACGTCCCGCTCGCCGGCGCCATGGAAGCGCTCGCGGAAGCAGCCGCCGAAGGCAACGTCTTCCTCCTCGCGGGCGACGGCCGCTTCCACCTCCTGGACCGCCCCGACGAGGCCCTGCTCGCCCGCACGATCCGCGCCGACCGGCCGCCGGCCTGGCGCTCGCTCGACGCGACGGTCCTCCACTCGACGCTGCTGGACGAGATCTGGCGCATCCCGGACACGCCGGAGGAGATCGCGTACATCCACGACACGGCGGCCGCCGTCGAACAGGCGGAGCGCCACGGCAAGACGGCGGTCCTGATGCACCCGGTCCGCGAGGAGGTCGTGCGCGACCTGGCGCGGCAGGGCGTCACGATGCCCCGCAAGTCGACGTCGTTCGGCCCGAAACCGGCCACGGGCCTGGTGCTGCGCAGCCTGACCGTGAACTGA
- a CDS encoding HAD-IIA family hydrolase — translation MSQTGRIKPSGSERALNEAYDTALLDLDGVVYAGGAAIDHAVDALADARDGGMHLAYVTNNALRTPDAVAEHLTELGVPAQATDVITSAQAVARLMSDQLPQGSKVLVIGGEGLHVALSERGLVPVESADDDPAAVVQGYGGPDLTWSRFAEASYAVNRGLPWFASNVDLTIPSGRGIAPGNGAAVEVVRIATGAEPQVAGKPLPPMHRETVLRTGAERPLVVGDRLDTDIEGAFNGGVDSLLVLTGVTDGAQLLAARPEHRPTFVDADLRGLLTGQPEVTGKGDGFVCGGWTASVADGAFALDGDGEAMDGLRALCAAAWSHAGDGMCDVDAAKVLARLGL, via the coding sequence ATGAGCCAGACCGGCCGGATCAAGCCGAGTGGCAGCGAACGGGCGCTGAACGAGGCCTACGACACGGCTCTGCTGGATCTGGACGGGGTCGTCTACGCGGGCGGTGCGGCGATCGACCACGCCGTCGACGCGCTGGCCGACGCGCGGGACGGCGGGATGCACCTCGCCTATGTGACCAACAACGCGCTGCGGACACCGGACGCGGTCGCCGAGCACCTGACGGAGCTCGGGGTGCCCGCGCAAGCCACCGATGTGATCACCTCGGCGCAGGCCGTGGCACGGCTGATGTCGGATCAACTCCCGCAGGGATCAAAGGTGTTGGTGATCGGCGGCGAGGGGCTGCACGTCGCCCTGTCCGAGCGCGGTCTTGTGCCGGTGGAGTCGGCCGACGACGATCCGGCGGCCGTCGTGCAGGGCTACGGAGGCCCGGACCTCACCTGGTCCCGGTTCGCGGAGGCCTCGTACGCGGTCAACCGCGGCCTGCCCTGGTTCGCGTCGAACGTCGATCTGACGATTCCGAGCGGGCGGGGGATCGCGCCCGGCAACGGGGCCGCGGTGGAGGTCGTACGCATCGCCACCGGCGCCGAGCCCCAGGTGGCCGGAAAGCCGCTGCCGCCGATGCACCGGGAGACCGTGCTGCGGACCGGCGCCGAGCGGCCCCTGGTCGTCGGGGACCGGCTCGACACGGACATCGAGGGCGCGTTCAACGGCGGTGTCGACTCCCTGCTCGTGCTGACCGGGGTGACGGACGGCGCGCAGCTCCTGGCGGCCCGGCCCGAGCACCGGCCCACCTTCGTCGACGCCGATCTGCGCGGGCTTCTGACCGGGCAGCCCGAAGTGACCGGAAAGGGCGACGGGTTCGTATGCGGCGGGTGGACCGCCTCCGTGGCCGACGGGGCGTTTGCGCTCGACGGGGACGGGGAAGCGATGGACGGGCTCCGGGCGCTGTGCGCGGCGGCCTGGAGCCATGCCGGGGACGGCATGTGTGACGTGGATGCGGCGAAGGTGCTGGCGCGCCTGGGGCTGTGA
- a CDS encoding iron chelate uptake ABC transporter family permease subunit produces the protein MVDSPPQPRDGTTSAPPAPTATRRALRAAGLFASVGALALVAVASIAIGAKPMPLGDVWHGLFHGSGTANDILVHDVRVPRTLLGLLVGAALGLAGAVMQALTRNPLAEPGILGVNAGAAAAVVSAISFLGVDSLTGYVWFAFLGAGVVSAAVYLLGGSRAATPVRLALAGTAASAALYGYVNAVQLTDSAALNQLRFWQVGSLAAADAATVRRVAPFILVGIVVALLLARPLNAMAMGDDTARALGAHLTRTRVASMIVITLLCGAATAACGPIVFIGLMVPHIVRAITGPDLRWILPYAAVLSPVLLLGSDVVGRIITRPAELQVGIVTALIGGPVFIYLVRRKRMAQL, from the coding sequence TTGGTAGACAGTCCTCCTCAGCCGCGCGACGGGACCACCTCCGCGCCCCCGGCCCCGACCGCGACACGCCGTGCGCTGCGCGCCGCGGGTCTGTTCGCGTCCGTGGGCGCGCTGGCGCTCGTCGCCGTCGCGAGCATCGCGATCGGGGCGAAGCCCATGCCGCTCGGCGATGTCTGGCACGGCCTCTTCCACGGTTCGGGCACCGCCAACGACATCCTCGTCCACGACGTACGGGTGCCGCGGACCCTGCTGGGCCTGCTCGTCGGGGCCGCGCTCGGGCTCGCCGGCGCGGTCATGCAGGCGCTCACCCGCAACCCGCTCGCCGAGCCCGGCATCCTCGGTGTCAACGCGGGAGCGGCCGCCGCCGTGGTCTCCGCGATCAGCTTCCTCGGGGTCGACTCCCTCACCGGATACGTGTGGTTCGCGTTCCTCGGCGCGGGCGTCGTGTCGGCCGCCGTCTACCTGCTCGGCGGCAGCCGGGCCGCGACGCCCGTGCGGCTCGCGCTCGCCGGGACGGCGGCGAGCGCCGCGCTCTACGGCTACGTCAACGCCGTCCAGCTCACCGACTCCGCCGCCCTCAACCAGCTCCGGTTCTGGCAGGTCGGTTCGCTCGCCGCGGCGGACGCGGCGACCGTCCGCAGGGTCGCGCCGTTCATCCTCGTCGGAATCGTCGTCGCGCTGCTGCTCGCCCGCCCGCTCAACGCGATGGCGATGGGCGACGACACCGCCCGCGCGCTCGGCGCCCACCTGACCCGCACCCGCGTCGCGTCCATGATCGTGATCACCCTGCTGTGCGGGGCCGCGACCGCCGCCTGCGGTCCCATCGTCTTCATCGGCCTCATGGTCCCGCACATCGTGCGCGCCATCACCGGGCCCGACCTGCGATGGATCCTGCCGTACGCGGCCGTGCTCTCGCCCGTGCTGCTGCTCGGCTCCGACGTGGTCGGGCGGATCATCACGCGGCCCGCCGAACTCCAGGTCGGCATCGTCACCGCCCTCATCGGCGGGCCCGTCTTCATCTACCTCGTACGGCGCAAGAGGATGGCCCAACTGTGA
- a CDS encoding FecCD family ABC transporter permease, with product MKAIRTPGGLSFRAEPRALAVVGALALLALAAGVVLIGTGDFAIAPVDVLRGLSGSGTPAQDFIINELRLPRVLVALLVGASLGISGALFQSISRNPLGSPDVIGFGQGSSVGALTVIVFFHGGAFAVSLGALAGGLATGVAVYLLAWKKGVHGYRLVLVGIGAAAMLTAGIQYLLTKSTLVDATRSMVWLTGSLDGRDWAQVRPLLVLFVVLLPVVLTYARPLRMLEMGDDAAYALGVPVQRTRTVLMLCAVLLNASATAAAGPIAFVALTAPQLARRLTRATGPNVLASACMGAALLVVADWGAQRLFGESTLPVGVLTGMAGGVYLLWLLVTERRAGRV from the coding sequence GTGAAGGCGATCCGTACCCCCGGCGGTCTCTCCTTCCGGGCCGAGCCGCGCGCCCTGGCCGTCGTCGGCGCTCTCGCCCTGCTGGCGCTCGCCGCCGGAGTCGTCCTGATCGGCACCGGCGACTTCGCCATCGCCCCCGTCGACGTCCTGCGCGGCCTGTCCGGATCGGGCACGCCCGCGCAGGACTTCATCATCAACGAACTGCGGCTGCCGCGCGTGCTCGTGGCGCTCCTGGTCGGTGCCTCCCTAGGGATCTCCGGCGCGCTCTTCCAGTCGATCTCCCGCAACCCGCTGGGCAGCCCGGACGTCATCGGCTTCGGACAGGGCTCGTCCGTCGGTGCGCTCACCGTCATCGTGTTCTTCCACGGCGGTGCGTTCGCGGTCTCGCTCGGCGCGCTGGCCGGCGGGCTCGCCACCGGTGTGGCGGTCTATCTGCTGGCGTGGAAGAAGGGCGTGCACGGCTACCGCCTCGTCCTCGTGGGCATCGGCGCCGCCGCGATGCTCACCGCGGGCATCCAGTATCTGCTCACCAAGTCCACCCTGGTCGACGCCACCCGCTCGATGGTCTGGCTCACCGGCTCCCTCGACGGACGCGACTGGGCGCAGGTCCGGCCGCTGCTCGTCCTGTTCGTGGTGCTCCTGCCGGTGGTCCTCACTTACGCTCGGCCGCTGCGGATGCTGGAGATGGGTGACGACGCGGCGTACGCGCTGGGTGTGCCCGTGCAGCGGACCCGTACCGTCCTGATGCTCTGTGCCGTGCTCCTCAACGCCTCGGCGACCGCGGCCGCCGGGCCCATCGCCTTCGTCGCGCTGACCGCGCCCCAGCTCGCCCGGCGCCTCACCCGTGCCACCGGGCCCAACGTCCTCGCCTCCGCCTGCATGGGCGCGGCGCTCCTGGTCGTCGCGGACTGGGGCGCGCAGCGGCTGTTCGGCGAGAGCACGCTTCCGGTGGGGGTGCTGACCGGGATGGCCGGCGGCGTCTACCTGCTGTGGCTCCTCGTCACCGAACGCCGGGCGGGCCGAGTATGA
- a CDS encoding ABC transporter ATP-binding protein produces MQRLSAESVTLGYDQRVIAKDLSVEIPDHSFTVIVGPNACGKSTLLRALSRMLKPREGRVLLDGRSIHALPAKKVARTLGLLPQSSIAPDGITVGDLVARGRYPHQGLLRQWSSEDERIVQEAMEATGVGGLGERYVDELSGGQRQRVWIAMALAQQTPLLLLDEPTTFLDIQHQFEVLDLCAQLHEEQGRTLVAVLHDLNQAARYATHLIAMRGGEVVAEGEPSSVVTAELVERVFGVRCQVIPDPETGTPLVVPAARRARVG; encoded by the coding sequence ATGCAACGCCTCAGCGCCGAATCGGTCACCCTCGGCTACGACCAGCGGGTGATCGCCAAGGACCTGTCGGTCGAGATACCCGACCATTCGTTCACGGTGATCGTCGGGCCCAACGCGTGCGGCAAGTCCACGCTGCTGCGGGCGCTGTCCCGGATGCTCAAGCCGCGCGAGGGGCGGGTGCTGCTCGACGGGCGGTCCATCCACGCGCTGCCCGCGAAGAAGGTCGCCCGGACCCTCGGGCTGCTCCCGCAGTCCTCCATCGCGCCGGACGGAATCACGGTCGGGGATCTCGTGGCGCGCGGGCGCTACCCCCACCAGGGGCTGCTGCGGCAGTGGTCGTCCGAGGACGAGCGGATCGTCCAGGAGGCCATGGAGGCGACGGGGGTCGGGGGGCTGGGGGAGCGGTACGTCGACGAGCTGTCCGGCGGGCAGCGCCAGCGGGTCTGGATCGCCATGGCGCTCGCTCAGCAGACGCCGCTGCTGCTGCTCGACGAGCCGACGACGTTTCTGGACATCCAGCACCAGTTCGAGGTGCTGGATCTGTGTGCTCAGCTCCACGAGGAGCAGGGGCGCACGCTGGTCGCCGTGCTGCACGACCTCAACCAGGCGGCCCGGTACGCCACGCATCTCATCGCCATGAGGGGCGGTGAGGTGGTGGCCGAGGGGGAGCCTTCCTCGGTGGTTACCGCGGAGCTGGTGGAGCGGGTGTTCGGGGTGCGGTGTCAGGTGATTCCTGATCCCGAGACGGGGACGCCGCTGGTGGTGCCGGCGGCGCGGCGCGCGCGGGTCGGCTGA
- a CDS encoding sterol-binding protein yields MATLEECRGALEKLSDNLARAGGDVHAAAAFDRSLSCYVMDLDTTFVGRLRGGHVEVVGAVTGAPRQRAQIRLAMTGDDLVAMVAGELNFAKAWASGRVALEAGFRDLLRLRTLL; encoded by the coding sequence ATGGCGACCTTGGAGGAGTGCCGCGGCGCACTCGAAAAACTTTCGGACAATCTGGCCCGCGCGGGAGGCGACGTGCATGCTGCCGCCGCATTCGACCGCTCGCTGAGCTGCTACGTCATGGACCTGGACACCACGTTCGTGGGCCGGCTGCGGGGCGGCCACGTCGAGGTCGTCGGTGCGGTGACGGGGGCGCCGCGGCAGAGGGCGCAGATCCGTCTCGCGATGACGGGGGACGATCTGGTGGCGATGGTGGCGGGCGAGCTGAACTTCGCGAAGGCGTGGGCGTCGGGCCGGGTCGCCCTGGAAGCGGGCTTCCGCGACTTGCTCCGCCTACGCACCCTGCTCTGA